ccattgctctTGTCTTTATTGGAAATTGTGGTACGCTGATTTTTGCACCAAAAATCATTATGGTGCACCTATGGAAATGTGAACCCACTGGATACCAGGGACATTACGGTATGGCACATCATTTACACTGGACACCCTTCCTGATGTTCCATATTGCATGAAGAATGGGCATGGGGCagtcttgaaccgggaaccttctggaaGCAAGTGCACTTTGTCATACTCTCAcaagcaccactagcttagcttatgacgaGCTATAAGTGGACTTCCTGGATGTACCTCAAAATGCAATGGGTTTATTTCTTGGATCACTTCCCGCCTgccacaaactttcataaaaactgatccatagatttttttttttttttaggtggggagggggggggactCTTCTGATAGCCCAACAAATCAGTTTGGTCACTtcagccaataatgtgaatagagcccgaccaatatatcggccggccgatattatcggccgatataagcccttttcaaagtactcactattggctgaaattttgccgatagaacattgataatttctcataaacagaacagttactgaaataatgtttgtgtcggcaatgtaaaatgtccttgcaccgtttgtccagtagatggagctctgactccattcaactgagagctgcttacacccgcttaaatgtgttcatccccagcccctgtagttcgccgtcacactgcactgatcggctgacaaaagcatacaagtaagtttataaggatgttgtttgtaataactttgcgattacattcaccccacttttcttccgtttcagttcaactcagtttgattaactcagtttatgtagtaagatcagatgtatttcacaactctttttaaggatatgtatttgctaatttcacaaaggtttaattcttaattgcattttttgaacttgaaaattcttctgttataaagttaatcaatatgaggacaaagcttcagcttttagctcataccttttttgtcaagagtccaaaaaagaacattttattaattaaaaaaaataataataatatcgtctgatttatcggctatcggcaaatcagccgatttatcgattatctgcattttttttcatccaaatatcgttatcggcatcggcctcaaaaaatccgtaTCTGTTGGGCTCTAAATGTGAATGCAGCCTGTGATTTTGGAGGGAGCTTGAACTCACCATGCAGCCCGTTGGGGATGCTCCTGTGATGGTGCGGCGCTGACAGATCATCCATGGACCTTCTCATGGTAGGACCCAGCTTGCTGCTTTCGGTAGCGGGCTTGTTGATGTGGTTGTGATTGTGGTGATCCGGACTACCAGCGCTACCCGTGCTGGACGTGCTGCTGCCGTCCCCGACATCTCGAACCGTGCCGGTGCCCCCGTTCAGGTTGGTCAAACTGGACTGACTGTCTATGGAGCTCCTGGAACCGGCCCCGTTCCGCTCCTCATCCAGCATGAGGATGATCTCCTTCAGCTCGGAGTTCTCGCGCATCACCGTGTCCTGATTGGCCTCCAGCTCCTTCAGCTTCATCATGTAGGTGCCCACCTCCTTCCACATGGCGCTGGCGGTGTAGCGGCCGAAGCGCTGCCACTCCCGGGACAGTTTCTTGCCCTTTTGCCGGTCGTCGTCCAGGAAGCAGCAGAGCTCCCGCAGCTCGTGGTTGTCGTCCTGCAACTTCTGGTTGATGTCCTTCAGGGTCCGGATTTCGTGCAGGTGCACCTGCAGCCGCCGGTTGATGTCTTTCATCATGTTGCCATGTTCGATCATCAAGTTCATCTTTTCCGCGTCGACCCTCCTCAGCCTGCGGACCAGCTCCTCTTTGCTGCACCGCAGCAGCTCCTCGTCCGTCAGCTGGCTCAGGTCGTCCTCAGAGGGGTTTTTAGCCATGATAAACTTGCTTCTGATTCTAAACTAACCAAGCCTCCGCTGGAGAACTGCTCAAACACATGGTCCAGAATATTTTCTCTTTCAACAGGCCGGAATTTTTCATATCAGTGCGATGTCATGGCAACCCGAGTCTTTGTTTCCAATTAATTAAAATCTTTAATTAATATCCAGAATTGTTCGTAAATATAAGGAACAAAAATCCTGATATTCTTTTACTCACATTTTACCCACGGTGAAGAAACGTTTTAATCGATTGGTAACGATTTCCAATCAGGTTTCGATTCCCGACGCTTCGTCCTATCAGCGCAACATCGTCTTTGGACACCCGACAGAAAAAGAGAAAACACTATAAACTCAAATGGTTACACAATTATTAACTGTGATTTaagcccatttaaaaaaaaaaaatcatacaaaatAAAACCGTTCTGTGATAAACGCCGTCAGCAGCGCGGAGCCGGTGATGAGTTCACGGACCTTTCTTCCAAATCCAGCTCCGCTTCGCAGCGAACCTCCTCACTGCTACTCTGCTCCTCCTCCGCTCCAGTTTGAAATCACGCAAGAGGATTTCGGCCAAGACGACCAATCAAGACGTAGGAGAGGAGCAGGGCAGCAGGTACGACGAAAAGTGCGCTGAAGCCTCGCAAACGTAAGCTCCGCCCACTTAAAGGTACAggtacacaaaaagaaaaaaaaaaatccccacgaTCTAAGCACCAATTTAATTTTTGCATaagttgattattttttttatggcTGTTAAATACTTGCCTAGCAAATtagtaaaaatatatatttcttaCAATTAAATATGTTTGGAGTTTTTTGTAAATATCTTCAAAGTCTCACAATTCTTTGTACATTTAGTTTAGTCGGGTGCCTTATGTAATGATTCAGTTTGTTAAAAATTTTTTGGGGAGATTTTAAAAACTTTACATTTTTCAGAAAGCTTGTGAATTTTTAAAGTTGTTATAGCAATCATCTTGGATTTCCAAAATTGGTGACCTTAGGAAATAGTTCCTTGTGTAATTTTGATAAggcttttttgagattttttttttttttttttgaactacATATATTTTAGAAAGGTTATGAAATAAGGAATCAAAAAACAAAgtttccatttttaaaaaatggcattatggccgccatcttggatttccaaaTTGGCATCTTTTGGAAAGTTAGGTTTCTTGTGTGATTTTTGTCATGGTTGTTTTTTTATATTGGGggtaaactatacattttttgaAAGCTTATGAAATAAGGAATCCAAAAAAcaatgtttgcatttttttttcttaaaggctGTTATGGCCACCATCTTGGATGACCAAAATCTGTGATCTTTGGCAATATATTCCTTGTGTAATTTCTTTAAAGGTCTTTGAAGATTTGGTCAACTATATATTTTTCGAAATGCTTATGAAATGACGAATACAATACAAAaatgtttccattttttttcaATGGTGGCTGtggccaccatttccaaaatCAGCAACCTTTGGAAATGAACCTTTCATATTCTGGTTATTTGTGGATCAACTTTGTAGAGCACAGTTAAATAACACCATTCTTGGTTTAAGGGTCCAAACCCCTTTTACAAATTCCAAGATGGATtcagtacatttttttaaaagttactAATTATAATTAGTAGTTATAATCtaattactaataataataaaccagTTCAGGAGTGGCAGAGAAGGCTCCACAGCCACCGACGACCAACACAAAATCTTAGGGTGCAGTATCGTCGACAAACAACCAAAGGAGGCTtactaataataatttaattataATTACTAATAATCAATAGAATTTAGGACCATCACATTGGCcctaaattatattgtattttatGTGCAATTACACTGCAAATATAACCTGTTTTTAAATCAATTATACTATTGTTAGAGGACATGTAGTAAATCTAAAGAGTACTGAAAGAAAGCAGCAACCAATTATATCTTTTCTATTTGATATTTAAACATGTTTTGTTTGAAGTGGGTGAGTTTGTCATTTGTTTAAGAAGGAAACTGGgaaaattttggcaaacaatatTCTTAAAGGGACTGACATTTCTCTTACTCTATTACAGATTTCATTGCACACATCGCCACCCAGTGGCCATTCTTCAGAGTGACAAAAAACGGActatttgtcattttttttatttaaatttctgCACAAAATCTGATAAGCACTGCCATTGTACATTTTAGTTACAGTGAAGTCAAATCAAACATTTAGTAGCTCATTGTACTCTTTCGGTGAACCAGAGTTAaataacaagggagcagccgaagggacttacttatatatatatatatatatatatatatatatatatatatatatatatatatatatatatatatatatatatatatatatatatatatatatatatatatatatatatatatatatatatatatatatatatacacacacgagggccgtcaataaagtataggtcctttttattttttccaaaacctatatggatttcattcatatgtttttacgtcagacatgcttgaaccctcgtgcgcatgcgtgagtttttccacgcctgtcggtgacgtcattcgcctgtgagcacgccttgtgggaggagtcgtccagcccctcgtcggaattcctttgtctgagaagttgctgagagactggcgctttgtttgatcaaaattttttctaaacctgtgagacacatcgaagtggacatggttcaaaaaattaagctggttttcagtgaaaattttaacggctgatgagagattttgaggtgatactgtcgctttaaggacttcccacggagcgagacgtcgcacagcgctctcaggtgccgtcgtcagcctgtttcaagctgaaaacctccacatttcaggctctattgatccaggacgtcgtgagagaacagagaagtttcagaagaagtcggtttcagcattttatccggatattccactgttaaaggagatttttttaatgaaagacgtgcggacgggtccgcacgtaaacacctccgtgttgataaccatttgtaaaatccaggtggcttttgatggctttcagtggagtgagtatatgagaaattgtttaacagctggacatgttccaacttgtccttaaggctttcaacagaggtgtttttccagtggcggagtgtcgcggcggctgcgagccgacgctgcaatccgcccgcacgtctttcattaaaaaaatctcctttaacagtgaaatatccggataaaatgctgaaaccgacttcttctgaaacttctgttctctcacgacgtcctggatcaacagagcctgaaatgtggaggttttcagcttgaaacaggctgacgacggcgcctgagagcgctgtgcgacttctcgctccgtgggaagtccttaaagcgacagtatcacctcaaaatctctcatcagctgttaaaattttcaccgaaaaccagcttaatttttcgaaccgtgtccacttcgatgtgtctcacaggtttagaaaaaattttgatcaaacaaagcgccagtctctcagcaacttctcagacaaaggaattccgacgaggggctggacgactcctcccacaaggagtgctcacaggcgaatgacgtcaccgacaggcgtggaaaaactcacgcatgcgcacgagggttcaagcatgtctgacgtaaaaacatatgaatgaaatccatataggttttgaaaaaaataaaaaagacctatactgtattgacagacctcgtatatatatgtgtgtgtgtgtgagagagagagagagaaaatagagATGTTTGGACATTTTAAGTTGGTATTCCACTGATCGAAAAAAGAACCCCATTTGAAACACTGTATAAAAATTCATTAGTATATATTCATTAGTGTGGTATTTaatgctacagtgtgcaggattttagGGTGTTAGCAAAAAATGGAACATAGCATTCATAATGTGTTCATTAAtgtgtaattacctgcaacaacaaaacaaagtgtTTTCATAAACTGAGAATGAACCCTTTATATATATTCATGGgagcgggccccctcatggaTGCCGCTATATTggaccaccatgttgatacagtagctcaaaagggacatatacacacacaccatggtATTCATATTTTGCAGCAAAAGACTGGAAGAGTGAAGAAAAAAGAATCAgtgcttttttaatcttttaattcattttattttgttttctgaattgttttgtgtggagTGCCTTGAGgccactctgttgtgatttggcactatataaaatgaataaattgaactgaattgagtgGTTGGTCCCCTATACacagtctactggttgctagtgaacCCTCGGTTTTGTGAAGTGGAGGCTTCCTTATCACAAGAAAAAGGCAAGAGAACATGAGTCCCAGTCACCAAAGAAgagaaaacatgaagggaaaccaatcCTGTGACCagtgacagcataatgcaatctgcaacctcaccactagatggcactctagcTTTAAATTAAAAACTGAATTTCCCcgcaaagcagtggtgggcacagttctgctaatccacaactgctaattatcaaagataacttttttgttatcggattagcagttggattctatttacacttacactgccatccagtagatgtcggtgttctatgcattttaggTCAAAATGTCATACGTTCACCATTAGGTGCGCTGTATCATtcagacttaaacagaattttcagttttgcagatgcccttttttagaaataaaaaaaaaacatatttacaaatacagatttatttgtgaaAACTAACATACACGTTAACTAGtgtgttgtggtttttttttttttttttacaaccaaccagtgattaggaggctcaatttcccataatgcctctgggcatctgtgagttttaatgtcTCTTCCTTAcgttgcttaaactcaaaactaggctgtcagtagctgacagtgtactggagtcaatttagaaagttagcggttatcggttagctgtagcttctactaaatgttttttttttttatcagtttatcgtTATaatagctaacttttcagttaacggattagcagttatcgaagctaactcattggttagctgtgcccacctttGCACAAAAGTATCACTATTTTCTTGTTTATGACGTTGCTATGGCCATTTATTGCCGTTGTTGGACAGTGCACACCACTCAGCTCTTGGGTCTGAGAGTGCCGGTGTCCAAGATGTCAAAGGTCTGTCCCGGGACGAGCGTGAACTCAAACCTCTGCAGCAGTTTGGCCATCACCACTTTAGCTTCCATCTGCAATCAGCCCAGCATGTGTTAGTTTCATTTACTACATTTATAAGCATCGACCATTTGTGTTTGCGTGTCGCCACCCACCTCAGCAAAGCTCTTACCCAGGCAAGAGCGTGGACCGAGAGAAAAcgggtagtagtagtaataaggcCTTGTACAAACAGAGAATATCATTTAAAAGCATTTCCAGTACtgaaatgtgtaaaaacaaaaatgaaactaTGAGAAATGCTTTTACTTCGGAGCATCTGGGTGAAACCTGTCAGGATCAAATATGAGCGGGttcttgaagaatttttccatcctCCCAGTCACAAAGGAGTCAAACTGAATaatcaaaaaaactttgattcagtaCTCAACATGACAATTTTCACCTTATAAAAAGTGATGAATTATTCCTATAATCTTTGTCTCAgcagaagaaagaaaagaaaaaaataataaagtactTACAAAAATGGTCAGTCCTGCTGGAATGTGGATCCCATCGATGACGAGGTCTTTTTGTATGTATCGAGACGTACCAGGAGCTGTTGGGTAAATCCTCAGTCTCCTTTAGCACCTGGTATGAGGGTTATACATTTTACTGTACATGGACTGATACAATTTTTCAAAATATATTTCGTATTATTACTTTATAATCCAGTAAATGTATGTTTGGAGAAAGTTATAAGTTGATAATTTCATTAAGACATTTTTCTTTGAGATTTAATTATCCTGATTTGACATTCAGCTCTGGATTTATGTTGTTCTTGACTCAGGAGAGGTGATATAGAAACACGTTTCTTGTCAGCTGTGTGGTAGAAAGTTGTGAAATTTGGGAATCTTCAGTCAGGACAGTCCTGCCATTTCATGTGTTCATCTCCAGTGCTTTATCATCACCTACAGGTCAAATATGGAGATGTGTTTACACAGACAACTTGAACTGTATGTCTGCAATTTTAAAAATCACAGCGTTGGATTCATTGGATTAAGCAGAGTTCAATGATGGCAATTCCTGCTGTTCTACATTTTCCACCTTTTTATGAAACGGTCTCTAAATGTTACAAAcgccattttttttccccaatcttCAAGAAAATTGGCACAATTACTCTTTAGCTCAAACCCCACAACTCTGTCTTTATCTCCATTAGATTTTTACAAGCATTCATCCGTCACAGCCAATTAAATTTGGAGGGGAAGCAGCCCAACAGGAAGCCAGTTCATATCTCAGCAGTACTTTGAAGCATTAAAACCAAATTTGGCACATAGGTTTGACACCCCATTGTGAAGGaggagtgatatatatatatatacagtagggccaaaaagtatttagtcagtccctgattgtgcaagttctcctacttagaaagatgagagaggtctgtaattttcaacataggtacacttcaactgtgagagaaaatataagaaaaaaaaattccaggaaatcacattgtaggatttttaaagaatttatttgtaaattatggtggaaaatcagtactcaatactttgtaacataatctttgttggcaatgacagaggccaAATGTTTCctctaagtcttcaccaggtttgcacactcgGTAGATGGTAAAACACATTTGTAGCGGATCACTGCACGCTGGACATACTATGcctgctgatgtgttcacgacgcgagaggccggctcttcatgagacgagcgcaTCAGGTAGTTCATGTAAAACATGAGAGAACactaatccacgtcatttcattacttcctggtgtacgtctaggtggaggctaaatccgctctttataacaggaatcaagtattataaattgtggtgttttattaatttttgtgctccgctgctgtgtgcgcgacCTTCCacatgctcgcattgtgttcgtgCGCGTGAACACGAGCATGCATGAAACTGGCGACGCagtatcgtgcacacctgtccaaACCGTGCATCCCtttcgacagcaggtggaatgttttgtggtttccCATTTCCTTtttggttcacggattttcttccggtttctgcatctttcgtgttatgtgtgaaggggcccttactttaGTCAGGTGCCTTATGTAATTATTCAAAggtctttttaaaaattattggaGATTTGGAAAACTTCACATTTTTTACAAAGCTTATGAAATAAGGAATTCAAAAAACAatgtttcctttttttaaaaaagattgtTATGGCTACTATCTTGAATTACTGAAATCGGCATCCTTCAGAAATATGTTCCTTGTGTAATTTCTTTAAAGGTTTTTTGGAGATTTGATCAACTACATATTTTTTAGAAAGCTTGTGACATGAGGAATACAACAAATAACATTCTAATTTTTCTTAAGttatggccgccatcttggatttccaaaATTGGCAACCTTAGGAAATAGTGACGTTCCTTGTGTAAATTTGTGAAAAGTTTTTGGAGATTTAGTAAAGTACACATTTTTTTAGAAAGCTTATGAAATAagaaattaaatatatatatatcaaaagttTTAAGGGCATTacagctgccatcttggatttctaaAATTGGTGACCTTTGGAAATAATGGTTCcttgtgtaatttttattttttggggggggggggggggaattttgtaaactatacatttttagaaagcttatgatacaaggaatacaaaaaaaaaaaaatgtaaaggtTGTTATGGCCACCATCCTGCATTACCAAAATCAGCAACCTTTAGAAACATGTTCCTTGTGTAATTTCTTTAAACAATTTTGGAGATTTGGTAAACTAAATATTTTTTTAGAAAGTTTGTGAAAtgagaaatacaaaaaaacaatatTTCGTTTTTTTCCTCAATGGTGGTTgtggccaccatcttggatttccaAAATTGGTGACCTTTGGAAATTAACATTGCATGTTCTTGACTTCTGGTTATTTGTGGATCAACTTCATAGGACACAGTAAAATAACACCACCATTCTTGGTTTAAGGGTCGTAACCCCTTTTCTAAATTCCaaggatttatttttaaaatgactaATTATAATTCATATTTATAATCTAATTACCAATAATTTTATTGTAATTACTAATAATTATAATTTAGTGCCATCACATTGACCCTATATTGTATTTCATGTGCAACTACCCTGCAAATATAGCCTGTGTTTAAATAAACTACACAACTGTTAGAGGACATCTAGTGAATCTAAACAGCACTGAAAGAAAGCGGCAACCAATGATGTCTTTTTCTATTTGATATTTAAACATGTTTTGTTTGATGTGGGTGAGTTTGTCATTTGTTTAACAAGGAAACCGGacaaattttggcaaacaatgtCCTAAAGGTACATTGTGTTAACATCACAATAGTACCATTAACACTAGTTTGTTGCATGGCCATTTATTTTCTCTGTTGGACGGTGCACACCACTCCGCTCTTTGGTCTGAGAGTGCCGGTGTCCAAGATGTCAAAGGTCTGTCCTGGAACGAGCGTGAACTCAAACCTCTGCAGCAGTTTGGCCATCACCACTTTAGCTTCCATCTGCAATCAGCCCAGCACATGTTAGTTTCATTTACTACATTCGTAAGCATCGACCATTTGCATTTCCGTATCGCTACCCACCTGAGCAAAGGTCTTACCCAGGCAAGAGCGTGGACCGAGAGCAAAGGGGTAGTAACAGTAATAAGGCCTTGTACAAACAGAGAATATCATTTTAAAACTGCATTTCCAGTATTGagatgtgtaaaaacaaaaattaatccATGAGAAATGTTTCTACTGCTTACTTCGGAGCATCTGGGTGAAACCTGTCAGGATCAAATTTGAGCGGGtccttgaagaatttttccatcctCCCAGTCACAAAGGAGTCAAACTAAATAATCAAACATTTACACCATGTATAAGTTGTTACAGATTGTTAGAAACacacacataataataataataaagtactTACAAAAATGGTCAATCCTGCTGGAATGTGGATCCCATCTATAACGAGGTCTTTTTGTATCTCTCGAGACGTACCAGGAGCTACGGGGTAAATCCTCAGAGTCTCCTTTAGGACCTGGTATGAGGGTTATACAGTTGATAATTTCATTAAGACATTTTTCTTTGAGATTTAATTATCCTGATTTGATATTTCAGCTCTGGATTTGTGATGTTCTTGAGGTAATATAGAAACACGTTTCTTGTCAGCTGTGTGGTAAAAAGTTGTGAAATTTTGGATCTTCACTCAGGACAGTCCTGCCATTTCATGTGTTCATCTCCAGTGCTTTATCATCACCTACAGGTCAAATATGGAGATGTGTTTATACAGACAACTTGAACCATACGtctgttattttaaaaatcaCAGCGTTGGATTCATTGGATCAAGCAGAGTTCAATGACGTCAATTCCTGCTGTTCTACATTTTCTACCTTattagattttatgaaaaagtctATAAATGTTACAAAGGCCACATTTTTTTCTAATCTTCAAGAAAATTGTCACAGTTACTCTTTTGCTCTACCCCACAACTCTGTCTTTATCTCCATTTGATTTTTCCAAGCATTCATCTGTCACAGCCAATTAAATTTGGAGGGGAAGCAGCCCAACAGGAAGTCACTTCATATCTCAGCAGTACTTTGATGCATCAAAACCAAATTTGGCACATAGGTTTGACACCCCATTGTGAGTGAGGAGtgatatatatacagtggggccaaaaagtatttagtctgtCCCTAAttctgcaagttctcctacttagaaagatgagagaggtctgtaattttcaacataggtacacttcaactgtgagagacaaaatgaggggaaaaaaaatccaggaaattacattgtaggatttttaaagaatttatttgtaaattatggtggaaaataagtatttggtcaataacaaaacttCAGCTCAATACTTTATAACATAATCTttattggcaatgacagaggtcaaatgtttccgggcgcgacgcgagcgactgcagccacaggttgccatgtaatccctatgtaaggacgcgttttggcgccaaaccgcgcagcgcgacgcgatggatgcgAGTGAAGCGTTTTTGAGCGTTTTACGCGTTTGTAGTgcaatattgcgtcgcgtcacatcgtgtcgccctcctccccaagttgaaaaatctgaactttttcgtctcgtcgcgccgcgatgaccaatcagggactggatatgtagtgacgtggagatgtctggagtttaactgaagatgtgaacatgtcctgtctctggtagcagcctgtgagcaggacctatgtctcttttgtcctttatttcacaattatgagagagtttttggcgcgagcagcagcaccacagcagggggagcggagtttctttttctttttgttatacGTGTGCGAGCGAGGGTCCATGgacattattttacttattacctACACATATGTATAatcgtgactggtttctaaagacaattatgacagagttttttgggaaagagcgaggagcagcctcacagcaagccgcggagtttctttctctttttttttcatgcacgtgcgagcgaatcgtctgtgtggagaatattttattaattaactacacagatgtataataaaacaaatggtgactggtttctaaacacaattatgacagagtttttttggggaagagtgagctgcagcaagcagcggagtttctttctttttttttttttattgtttacatgtgcgcgcgtgaacgggacagttggtcctcaaactgggtcccgcagaggcggaaggaccgctgaaagcggccgtcatccagatgaagctcctgcagcaaataatgatactctctgtattgggagcgtTTCACAACAACTCGTTCCATGTGATCAAGGGCCGTCATGATGACTTAACGAGAGCGGAATggcagctcctcctatttgatgatgcaccgggacgaatttttgcag
The sequence above is drawn from the Thalassophryne amazonica chromosome 21, fThaAma1.1, whole genome shotgun sequence genome and encodes:
- the ccdc85cb gene encoding coiled-coil domain-containing protein 85C-B isoform X8 produces the protein MAKNPSEDDLSQLTDEELLRCSKEELVRRLRRVDAEKMNLMIEHGNMMKDINRRLQVHLHEIRTLKDINQKLQDDNHELRELCCFLDDDRQKGKKLSREWQRFGRYTASAMWKEVGTYMMKLKELEANQDTVMRENSELKEIILMLDEERNGAGSRSSIDSQSSLTNLNGGTGTVRDVGDGSSTSSTGSAGSPDHHNHNHINKPATESSKLGPTMRRSMDDLSAPHHHRSIPNGLHDSSSNYIRQLENKVRILEDDNNKLLSQCNPGDLRALRKGMTLYHSETQLSSLPQRQDAMHMGTGRLPTSESSPATGYSSCVQKPEAVVHAMKVLEVHDNLDKQTPEEYEDDLSEKEKAIVREMCNVVWRKLGDAAGSKLSVRQHLSGNQFKGPL
- the ccdc85cb gene encoding coiled-coil domain-containing protein 85C-B isoform X7, coding for MAKNPSEDDLSQLTDEELLRCSKEELVRRLRRVDAEKMNLMIEHGNMMKDINRRLQVHLHEIRTLKDINQKLQDDNHELRELCCFLDDDRQKGKKLSREWQRFGRYTASAMWKEVGTYMMKLKELEANQDTVMRENSELKEIILMLDEERNGAGSRSSIDSQSSLTNLNGGTGTVRDVGDGSSTSSTGSAGSPDHHNHNHINKPATESSKLGPTMRRSMDDLSAPHHHRSIPNGLHDSSSNYIRQLENKVRILEDDNNKLLSQQCNPGDLRALRKGMTLYHSETQLSSLPQRQDAMHMGTGRLPTSESSPATGYSSCVQKPEAVVHAMKVLEVHDNLDKQTPEEYEDDLSEKEKAIVREMCNVVWRKLGDAAGSKLSVRQHLSGNQFKGPL
- the ccdc85cb gene encoding coiled-coil domain-containing protein 85C-B isoform X2; translation: MAKNPSEDDLSQLTDEELLRCSKEELVRRLRRVDAEKMNLMIEHGNMMKDINRRLQVHLHEIRTLKDINQKLQDDNHELRELCCFLDDDRQKGKKLSREWQRFGRYTASAMWKEVGTYMMKLKELEANQDTVMRENSELKEIILMLDEERNGAGSRSSIDSQSSLTNLNGGTGTVRDVGDGSSTSSTGSAGSPDHHNHNHINKPATESSKLGPTMRRSMDDLSAPHHHRSIPNGLHDCSVLQQRMKLSATQNASAALLQPYSSSNYIRQLENKVRILEDDNNKLLSQAHSRYSLSQIQTRKCNPGDLRALRKGMTLYHSETQLSSLPQRQDAMHMGTGRLPTSESSPATGYSSCVQKPEAVVHAMKVLEVHDNLDKQTPEEYEDDLSEKEKAIVREMCNVVWRKLGDAAGSKLSVRQHLSGNQFKGPL
- the ccdc85cb gene encoding coiled-coil domain-containing protein 85C-B isoform X1, whose protein sequence is MAKNPSEDDLSQLTDEELLRCSKEELVRRLRRVDAEKMNLMIEHGNMMKDINRRLQVHLHEIRTLKDINQKLQDDNHELRELCCFLDDDRQKGKKLSREWQRFGRYTASAMWKEVGTYMMKLKELEANQDTVMRENSELKEIILMLDEERNGAGSRSSIDSQSSLTNLNGGTGTVRDVGDGSSTSSTGSAGSPDHHNHNHINKPATESSKLGPTMRRSMDDLSAPHHHRSIPNGLHDCSVLQQRMKLSATQNASAALLQPYSSSNYIRQLENKVRILEDDNNKLLSQAHSRYSLSQIQTRKQCNPGDLRALRKGMTLYHSETQLSSLPQRQDAMHMGTGRLPTSESSPATGYSSCVQKPEAVVHAMKVLEVHDNLDKQTPEEYEDDLSEKEKAIVREMCNVVWRKLGDAAGSKLSVRQHLSGNQFKGPL
- the ccdc85cb gene encoding coiled-coil domain-containing protein 85C-B isoform X4, which translates into the protein MAKNPSEDDLSQLTDEELLRCSKEELVRRLRRVDAEKMNLMIEHGNMMKDINRRLQVHLHEIRTLKDINQKLQDDNHELRELCCFLDDDRQKGKKLSREWQRFGRYTASAMWKEVGTYMMKLKELEANQDTVMRENSELKEIILMLDEERNGAGSRSSIDSQSSLTNLNGGTGTVRDVGDGSSTSSTGSAGSPDHHNHNHINKPATESSKLGPTMRRSMDDLSAPHHHRSIPNGLHDCSVLQQRMKLSATQNASAALLQPYSSSNYIRQLENKVRILEDDNNKLLSQCNPGDLRALRKGMTLYHSETQLSSLPQRQDAMHMGTGRLPTSESSPATGYSSCVQKPEAVVHAMKVLEVHDNLDKQTPEEYEDDLSEKEKAIVREMCNVVWRKLGDAAGSKLSVRQHLSGNQFKGPL